From a region of the Rhipicephalus microplus isolate Deutch F79 unplaced genomic scaffold, USDA_Rmic scaffold_13, whole genome shotgun sequence genome:
- the LOC119177264 gene encoding putative nuclease HARBI1 isoform X2 produces the protein MAAFAALAELLSSDESTSSSSSSSSDDEDFEERQALCEAFFRETFSESHRERPKILGFIENVARLYTDEQFRQDFRVSRRVAETLIRGFEGSRHYPCSDRGGSPSKTAEEHILVFLWFAANKACLRDVAGRFGMATATAFRVVERTLEYFLDIAEEVISFPGDLDQLSADFEQVSGVPNTIGCIDGSYISIRCPAKKVRSTYVNRHSYPSLTLQALCDHKKKFLDVTTGHPSKIHDSRIFRTSRLSSKLPHVCCSGKYHVLGDAAYPLRDYLITPFRNYGHLDARQRAFNYHFSATRVKIENAFGDLKARFRQLLHLDFLFVDKMNKFIIACCVLHNMCINCGDVDVPPYIDDEHAPWEWEAQPDDVPPNNGPLASTEDALRRQGEEKRERLMQAMRI, from the exons ATGGCTGCGTTCGCTGCCTTGGCGGAACTTCTGTCTAGCGACGAAAGCACTTCAAGCAGCAGCTCGTCCAGCTCAGACGACGAAGACTTCGAGGAAAGACAAGCGCTATGCGAAGCCTTCTTTCGGGAAACTTTTTCGGAGTCCCACCGCGAACGTCCCAAAATTTTGGGGTTCATCGAGAACGTTGCGCGGCTGTACACAGACGAGCAG TTCCGTCAAGACTTCAGGGTGTCGAGGCGTGTCGCGGAAACGTTGATCCGTGGTTTTGAAGGCTCGCGTCACTACCCATGCAGTGATCGTGGTGGGTCCCCCTCGAAAACCGCGGAAGAGCACATTCTGGTCTTTCTGTG GTTTGCTGCAAACAAGGCGTGCCTGAGGGACGTTGCTGGACGCTTTGGCATGGCAACTGCGACAGCATTTAGAGTCGTGGAGCGCACGCTCGAATATTTCCTTGATATAGCCGAAGAGGTAATATCATTTCCAGGAGATCTTGATCAGCTGTCAGCGGACTTCGAACAA GTGTCAGGAGTGCCCAACACGATCGGTTGCATTGACGGATCCTACATAAGCATCCGCTGCCCtgcaaaaaaagtgcgttcaaCCTATGTGAACAGGCACAGTTATCCGTCACTGACACTGCAAGCTCTGTGTGATCACAAAAAGAAGTTTCTCGATGTGACTACTGGACACCCCAGCAAGATTCACGATTCGAGAATCTTCAggacatcgaggctttcttcaaaGTTGCCGCATGTGTGCTGTTCCGGGAAGTACCACGTTCTCGGGGACGCTGCCTACCCGCTTCGAGATTACCTCATAACCCCATTCAGGAATTATGGTCACCTTGACGCGAGGCAGCGCGCCTTCAATTATCACTTTTCGGCAACGAGAGTGAAGATTGAGAATGCCTTTGGAGACCTCAAGGCCAGGTTCCGCCAGCTGCTGCACCTGGACTTTCTGTTTGTAGACAAAATGAACAAGTTCATTATAGCTTGTTGTGTTTTGCACAATATGTGCATTAATTGTGGTGATGTGGATGTGCCGCCGTACATCGATGATGAACATGCACCGTGGGAATGGGAGGCACAACCGGATGATGTTCCCCCCAACAATGGCCCGCTTGCATCAACTGAAGATGCACTGCGTCGCCAAGGCGAGGAGAAGCGTGAGCGCTTAATGCAAGCGATGCGCATTTGA
- the LOC119177264 gene encoding putative nuclease HARBI1 isoform X1 has protein sequence MAAFAALAELLSSDESTSSSSSSSSDDEDFEERQALCEAFFRETFSESHRERPKILGFIENVARLYTDEQVSAELPLFIILHEPNFIFLSFPSLQFRQDFRVSRRVAETLIRGFEGSRHYPCSDRGGSPSKTAEEHILVFLWFAANKACLRDVAGRFGMATATAFRVVERTLEYFLDIAEEVISFPGDLDQLSADFEQVSGVPNTIGCIDGSYISIRCPAKKVRSTYVNRHSYPSLTLQALCDHKKKFLDVTTGHPSKIHDSRIFRTSRLSSKLPHVCCSGKYHVLGDAAYPLRDYLITPFRNYGHLDARQRAFNYHFSATRVKIENAFGDLKARFRQLLHLDFLFVDKMNKFIIACCVLHNMCINCGDVDVPPYIDDEHAPWEWEAQPDDVPPNNGPLASTEDALRRQGEEKRERLMQAMRI, from the exons ATGGCTGCGTTCGCTGCCTTGGCGGAACTTCTGTCTAGCGACGAAAGCACTTCAAGCAGCAGCTCGTCCAGCTCAGACGACGAAGACTTCGAGGAAAGACAAGCGCTATGCGAAGCCTTCTTTCGGGAAACTTTTTCGGAGTCCCACCGCGAACGTCCCAAAATTTTGGGGTTCATCGAGAACGTTGCGCGGCTGTACACAGACGAGCAGGTAAGCGCGGAGCTCCCTCTTTTCATAATACTACATGAACCTAATTTCATCTTTTTATCATTTCCTTCTCTGCAGTTCCGTCAAGACTTCAGGGTGTCGAGGCGTGTCGCGGAAACGTTGATCCGTGGTTTTGAAGGCTCGCGTCACTACCCATGCAGTGATCGTGGTGGGTCCCCCTCGAAAACCGCGGAAGAGCACATTCTGGTCTTTCTGTG GTTTGCTGCAAACAAGGCGTGCCTGAGGGACGTTGCTGGACGCTTTGGCATGGCAACTGCGACAGCATTTAGAGTCGTGGAGCGCACGCTCGAATATTTCCTTGATATAGCCGAAGAGGTAATATCATTTCCAGGAGATCTTGATCAGCTGTCAGCGGACTTCGAACAA GTGTCAGGAGTGCCCAACACGATCGGTTGCATTGACGGATCCTACATAAGCATCCGCTGCCCtgcaaaaaaagtgcgttcaaCCTATGTGAACAGGCACAGTTATCCGTCACTGACACTGCAAGCTCTGTGTGATCACAAAAAGAAGTTTCTCGATGTGACTACTGGACACCCCAGCAAGATTCACGATTCGAGAATCTTCAggacatcgaggctttcttcaaaGTTGCCGCATGTGTGCTGTTCCGGGAAGTACCACGTTCTCGGGGACGCTGCCTACCCGCTTCGAGATTACCTCATAACCCCATTCAGGAATTATGGTCACCTTGACGCGAGGCAGCGCGCCTTCAATTATCACTTTTCGGCAACGAGAGTGAAGATTGAGAATGCCTTTGGAGACCTCAAGGCCAGGTTCCGCCAGCTGCTGCACCTGGACTTTCTGTTTGTAGACAAAATGAACAAGTTCATTATAGCTTGTTGTGTTTTGCACAATATGTGCATTAATTGTGGTGATGTGGATGTGCCGCCGTACATCGATGATGAACATGCACCGTGGGAATGGGAGGCACAACCGGATGATGTTCCCCCCAACAATGGCCCGCTTGCATCAACTGAAGATGCACTGCGTCGCCAAGGCGAGGAGAAGCGTGAGCGCTTAATGCAAGCGATGCGCATTTGA